From a single Streptomyces sp. NBC_00377 genomic region:
- the ppk2 gene encoding polyphosphate kinase 2: protein MDRDETEARLLDGLTVDDRRPEQPVLLDGSRRPITTWRENYPYDRKVSRKEYERTKRVLQIELLKLQRWVGDTGARVVVICEGRDAAGKGGTIQRFTERLNPRGAKIVALGKPTDREKGQWYFQRYVDHLPAPGEIVFFDRSWYNRAGVERVMGFCTQHAYDLFLKQCPLFEEMLVDDGVILVKFWFSVSRAEQRTRFAIRQVDPVRQWKLSPTDIDSLDRWDEYTTAKVEMFRATDTAHAPWTVVKSNDKRRGRLEAMRSLLHRIDYTAKDAEAVGSPDPLVVGAAATLLEPGEEDTALSPTPLANRTQGPGRHPGGADS from the coding sequence ATGGATCGTGACGAGACCGAGGCCCGGCTGCTCGACGGGCTGACGGTGGACGACCGTCGCCCCGAACAGCCGGTGCTGCTCGACGGCTCCCGTCGGCCCATCACGACGTGGCGCGAGAACTATCCCTACGACCGCAAGGTGAGCCGCAAGGAGTACGAGCGCACCAAGCGCGTCCTCCAGATCGAGCTGCTCAAACTCCAGCGCTGGGTCGGTGACACCGGGGCTCGCGTGGTGGTGATCTGCGAGGGACGGGACGCGGCGGGCAAGGGCGGCACCATCCAGCGCTTCACCGAGCGCCTCAATCCCCGTGGGGCCAAGATCGTGGCTCTGGGCAAGCCCACGGACCGGGAGAAGGGTCAGTGGTACTTCCAGCGGTACGTCGACCACCTCCCGGCGCCGGGCGAGATCGTCTTCTTCGACCGCTCCTGGTACAACCGGGCCGGAGTCGAACGGGTCATGGGCTTCTGCACCCAGCACGCCTATGACCTGTTCCTCAAGCAGTGTCCGCTCTTCGAGGAGATGCTGGTCGACGACGGCGTCATCCTGGTGAAGTTCTGGTTCTCGGTCTCCCGCGCCGAGCAGCGCACGCGGTTCGCGATCCGCCAGGTCGACCCGGTACGCCAGTGGAAGCTGTCGCCCACCGACATCGACTCGCTCGACCGCTGGGACGAGTACACCACCGCCAAGGTCGAGATGTTCCGCGCCACCGACACCGCGCACGCCCCCTGGACGGTCGTCAAGAGCAACGACAAACGACGGGGCCGCCTCGAAGCCATGCGCAGCCTGCTGCACCGCATCGACTACACGGCCAAGGACGCGGAGGCCGTCGGCAGTCCGGATCCACTCGTCGTCGGGGCCGCCGCCACCCTCCTGGAGCCCGGCGAGGAGGACACCGCCCTGTCGCCGACGCCACTGGCGAACCGGACCCAGGGACCCGGCCGGCATCCCGGCGGCGCGGACTCCTGA
- a CDS encoding catalase: MSESNPLKRAAQKITDGLQGGDKGPEEGVPGKPGPESPSLAEPVAPREPLPPKPDQSGPDTVSPTGQPTGADQARMAQSGSHLTTAQGTRLPDTDHSLKAGPRGPVLLQDHHLREKVMHFDHERIPERVVHARGAAAHGVFQSYGTAASVTKAAFLSEDEETPVFVRFSTVLGSRGSSDTVRDTRGFATKFYTSEGVFDLVGNNIPVFFIQDAIKFPDVIHAGKPHPDREIPQAQSAHDTFWDFVTLHTEATHHTLWNMSDRGIPRSYRTMEGFGVHTFRLVNAAGETTLVKFHWKPKLGVHSLVWEEAQIINGVDPDFHRRDLADAIEAGAYPQWELGIQTFPDTADQMFEGIDLLDPTNLVPEELAPVQPVGLLTLNRNPSNYFAETEQVAFHVGHLVPGVDVTDDPLLAGRLFSYLDTQITRLGGPNFPQLPINRPHAPVNDMLRDGFHQTAVHRGVAPYRPNSLDGGCPFTAGADTGAFIETPVRVPEGTKVREAPESFADHFSQPRRFWLSMSPVEREHIIGAYTFELGKCYEQAVKERALQVLANIDAELCGEVAKGLGLPAPAPTVPLADVEPSPVLSQLGHSWPTDGRIIGIVVGPDGDVDGVRAVREAVLEGGMVPLVVAPVGGVLGSGEDAVTVQRTYATARSVEFDALLLAGLPGVGGDAYGARDAKAFPAAAQPLTGDPRVTLLVSEAFRHGKAVGAWAGGEAVLEGAGVPTGAPGVVVGDSGTAALEQLVTLLGEHRVWDRFTTATA, encoded by the coding sequence ATGAGCGAGAGCAACCCCCTCAAGCGGGCGGCCCAGAAGATCACCGACGGTCTCCAGGGCGGCGACAAGGGGCCGGAGGAGGGCGTTCCCGGTAAGCCGGGTCCGGAGTCCCCGTCCCTCGCGGAGCCGGTGGCGCCGCGCGAGCCGCTGCCGCCGAAGCCGGATCAGAGCGGCCCCGACACCGTGTCACCGACCGGGCAGCCCACGGGTGCCGACCAAGCGCGGATGGCGCAGTCCGGGAGCCACCTCACGACCGCCCAGGGGACCCGGCTCCCCGACACCGACCACTCGCTCAAGGCGGGACCCAGGGGGCCGGTGCTGCTCCAGGACCACCATCTGCGCGAGAAGGTCATGCACTTCGACCACGAGCGCATCCCGGAGCGCGTGGTCCACGCCCGGGGAGCCGCCGCGCACGGCGTGTTCCAGAGCTACGGCACGGCGGCGTCCGTGACCAAGGCGGCGTTCCTGTCGGAGGACGAGGAGACGCCGGTGTTCGTGCGCTTCTCCACGGTGCTGGGATCGCGGGGCTCGTCCGACACCGTCCGGGACACCCGGGGTTTCGCGACGAAGTTCTACACCAGCGAGGGCGTCTTCGACCTGGTCGGGAACAACATCCCCGTCTTCTTCATCCAGGACGCCATCAAGTTCCCCGACGTCATCCACGCCGGCAAGCCGCACCCGGACCGCGAGATCCCGCAGGCGCAGAGCGCGCACGACACCTTCTGGGACTTCGTCACCCTGCACACCGAGGCCACCCACCACACGCTGTGGAACATGTCCGACCGGGGCATCCCGCGCTCCTACCGGACGATGGAGGGCTTCGGCGTCCACACCTTCCGCCTGGTGAACGCGGCGGGTGAGACGACGCTGGTGAAGTTCCACTGGAAGCCGAAGCTGGGTGTGCACTCGCTGGTGTGGGAGGAGGCGCAGATCATCAACGGCGTCGACCCCGACTTCCACCGCCGTGACCTCGCGGACGCCATCGAGGCGGGCGCCTACCCGCAGTGGGAGCTGGGCATCCAGACGTTCCCCGACACCGCGGACCAGATGTTCGAGGGCATCGATCTGCTGGACCCGACGAACCTGGTGCCCGAGGAGCTCGCTCCGGTGCAGCCGGTCGGGCTGCTGACCCTGAACCGCAACCCGTCGAACTACTTCGCCGAGACCGAGCAGGTGGCGTTCCACGTCGGTCATCTCGTCCCGGGCGTCGACGTCACCGACGACCCGCTGCTCGCGGGCCGGCTGTTCTCCTACCTCGACACCCAGATCACCCGGCTGGGCGGCCCCAACTTCCCGCAGCTGCCCATCAACCGCCCCCACGCACCCGTCAACGACATGCTGCGCGACGGCTTCCACCAGACGGCCGTGCACCGGGGGGTCGCCCCCTACCGGCCGAACTCCCTCGACGGCGGCTGCCCGTTCACCGCGGGCGCGGACACCGGAGCGTTCATCGAGACGCCGGTGCGCGTGCCGGAGGGAACCAAGGTGCGGGAGGCGCCCGAGTCGTTCGCCGACCACTTCTCCCAGCCCCGCCGGTTCTGGCTCAGCATGTCCCCGGTGGAACGCGAGCACATCATCGGCGCGTACACCTTCGAACTCGGCAAGTGCTATGAACAGGCCGTCAAGGAACGGGCGTTGCAGGTCCTGGCCAACATCGACGCGGAGCTCTGCGGCGAGGTGGCGAAGGGCCTCGGGCTGCCGGCGCCCGCGCCCACCGTGCCTCTGGCCGACGTCGAGCCCAGCCCTGTCCTGTCGCAGCTCGGCCACAGCTGGCCCACCGACGGCCGCATCATCGGCATCGTCGTCGGTCCGGACGGGGATGTGGACGGCGTACGCGCCGTGCGCGAGGCGGTCCTGGAGGGCGGCATGGTCCCGTTGGTCGTCGCCCCGGTCGGCGGCGTCCTCGGCTCCGGCGAGGACGCGGTGACGGTTCAGCGCACCTACGCCACCGCACGGTCGGTCGAGTTCGACGCGCTGCTGCTGGCCGGGCTGCCCGGGGTGGGCGGTGACGCCTACGGCGCCCGTGACGCCAAGGCGTTCCCCGCTGCCGCGCAACCGCTGACCGGCGATCCCCGCGTCACCCTGCTGGTGTCCGAGGCGTTCCGGCACGGCAAGGCCGTGGGCGCCTGGGCGGGCGGCGAGGCCGTCCTCGAAGGGGCCGGAGTACCCACGGGCGCCCCGGGCGTGGTGGTCGGTGACAGCGGTACGGCCGCTCTGGAACAGCTCGTGACCCTGTTGGGCGAGCACCGGGTGTGGGACCGCTTCACCACCGCCACTGCCTAG
- a CDS encoding MSMEG_6728 family protein codes for MQTFLPYPEFTASAAALDARRLGKQRVEALQVLRGLTIPGYGWRHHPAVRMWTGYEEALVRYGLDICGVWKATGRADTCAASLTSGFTGNPDGVRTQERLAEAGELPPWLGDPAFHLSHRSALVRKDPEFYAALFPDVPDDLPYVWPASDRPAPRGD; via the coding sequence ATGCAGACCTTTCTGCCCTACCCGGAATTCACCGCGTCGGCCGCCGCCCTGGACGCTCGCCGGCTGGGCAAGCAGCGCGTCGAGGCGCTCCAGGTGCTGCGCGGTCTGACGATCCCGGGCTACGGATGGCGTCACCACCCGGCGGTGCGCATGTGGACCGGGTACGAGGAGGCGCTGGTGCGCTACGGCCTCGACATCTGCGGTGTGTGGAAGGCGACCGGCCGCGCGGACACCTGTGCTGCCTCGCTGACGTCAGGCTTCACCGGGAACCCGGACGGCGTCCGCACGCAGGAGCGGCTCGCCGAGGCGGGCGAGCTGCCGCCGTGGCTGGGCGATCCCGCGTTCCACCTCAGCCACCGCTCGGCGCTCGTGCGCAAGGATCCGGAGTTCTACGCCGCTCTCTTCCCGGACGTCCCCGACGATCTGCCGTACGTCTGGCCGGCGTCCGACCGGCCCGCGCCGCGCGGGGACTGA
- a CDS encoding RecQ family ATP-dependent DNA helicase: protein MAQRQAARLRNTAAEVFGWDTLLPEQLTAMESVLEGRDTLVVMPTGSGKSAVYQVPGMLLPGPVLVVSPLLALQRDQIAGLPEGDRAPDGVALNSDLTAAQTETAWEAVRRGDARFVYLSPEQLAKDEVVERLAETGPALFVVDEAQCVASWGHDFRPDYLRLDQAVRRLGRPPVLALTATAAPPVRREIVERLGMREPEVTVAGFDRPNIRLEARRFQDEDDRRRAVIERAAAEHKPGIVYAATRKDTEFYAGELASLGLAAEAYHAGLRASERARIHDAFLSGEADVVVATSAFGMGIDKEDVRFVLHAALPGSLDAYYQEIGRGGRDGKPALAVLHHRPQDTGIQTYFAGRAPGHDVLTEVADAIHARRADPAGLDELREDTGLSRNRLTAAVNLLEETGTVATTEDGELRPAPGTEPATAAERAVEAAEAHRRTDRSRVDMVRAYAEVTGCRRRFLLGYFGEEYQTPCDACDGCESARGDAPEAQRPAHPAVSDYPVGTQVRHVEWLDGTVLSVDGDRITVLFDQAGYRTLSLEALAGRDDLLQVVEQPGASSPAS from the coding sequence ATGGCGCAACGGCAGGCGGCACGACTTCGAAACACGGCAGCGGAGGTGTTCGGGTGGGACACCCTCCTGCCCGAACAGCTCACGGCGATGGAATCCGTCCTGGAGGGGCGGGACACCCTCGTCGTCATGCCGACCGGATCCGGCAAGTCCGCCGTCTATCAGGTCCCCGGCATGCTGCTGCCCGGGCCGGTCCTCGTCGTCTCGCCGCTGCTCGCCCTTCAGCGCGACCAGATCGCCGGGCTGCCCGAAGGCGACCGCGCGCCCGACGGCGTCGCCCTGAACTCGGACCTGACGGCCGCGCAGACCGAGACAGCCTGGGAGGCCGTGCGCCGGGGCGACGCCCGGTTCGTGTACCTGTCGCCGGAGCAGCTGGCCAAGGACGAGGTCGTCGAACGGCTCGCGGAGACGGGACCCGCCCTGTTCGTGGTGGACGAGGCCCAGTGCGTGGCGTCCTGGGGCCACGACTTCCGCCCCGACTACCTCCGACTCGACCAGGCGGTACGGCGCCTGGGACGGCCGCCGGTCCTCGCCCTGACCGCGACCGCGGCGCCGCCGGTGCGCAGGGAGATCGTCGAACGGCTCGGCATGCGCGAGCCCGAGGTGACCGTGGCCGGCTTCGACCGCCCGAACATCAGACTGGAGGCCCGGCGCTTCCAGGACGAGGACGACCGGCGCCGCGCGGTGATCGAGCGGGCCGCCGCCGAACACAAGCCGGGCATCGTCTACGCCGCCACCCGCAAGGACACCGAGTTCTACGCCGGTGAACTGGCCTCGCTGGGTCTCGCGGCCGAGGCCTACCACGCGGGACTGCGGGCCTCGGAGCGTGCCAGGATCCACGACGCCTTCCTCAGCGGCGAGGCCGACGTCGTCGTGGCGACCTCGGCATTCGGCATGGGCATCGACAAGGAGGACGTGCGGTTCGTCCTGCACGCCGCGCTGCCGGGCTCCCTGGACGCCTACTACCAGGAGATCGGCCGGGGCGGCAGGGACGGGAAACCGGCCCTCGCCGTGCTCCACCACCGCCCGCAGGACACCGGCATACAGACGTACTTCGCCGGCCGCGCACCCGGCCACGACGTCCTCACCGAGGTGGCCGACGCCATCCACGCCCGCCGTGCCGACCCCGCCGGCCTGGACGAGCTGCGCGAGGACACCGGCCTGTCGCGCAACCGGCTCACCGCGGCCGTCAACCTCCTCGAGGAGACCGGCACCGTCGCCACGACCGAGGACGGCGAGCTGCGTCCCGCTCCCGGCACCGAGCCCGCCACCGCGGCGGAACGCGCCGTCGAGGCGGCCGAGGCGCACCGCCGCACCGACCGCTCCCGGGTCGACATGGTCCGCGCCTACGCCGAGGTGACGGGCTGCCGCCGGCGGTTCCTGCTCGGATACTTCGGGGAGGAGTACCAGACGCCCTGCGACGCCTGCGACGGCTGCGAGTCGGCCCGTGGGGACGCGCCCGAGGCGCAGCGACCGGCCCATCCCGCGGTGTCCGACTACCCGGTCGGCACCCAGGTGAGGCACGTCGAGTGGCTCGACGGGACGGTGCTGAGCGTGGACGGCGACCGCATCACCGTGCTGTTCGACCAGGCCGGCTACCGCACGCTGTCCCTCGAGGCGCTGGCCGGACGGGACGACCTGCTCCAGGTGGTGGAACAGCCGGGCGCATCCTCTCCGGCGTCCTGA
- a CDS encoding SGNH/GDSL hydrolase family protein, which yields MTARRTPVRVLTAALLALALPQALPAAARPADTRHDVVTWAASADRLGEGVPDRGYRLVVRTSVGGSDLRIRLTNAFGDRPVTFDSVYTGVQRQGAALVAGSNRRLSFGGAHSVTIPAGGTALSDALPGRLPAATALVVSLHSPDAQGPASGHGMAMRTSYLTQGDHTAEEGADRWSETTGSWFYLDAVSVRANAPTGAVVALGDSITDGWQSSFDLDRRWPDYLARRLRRADTALKGVANAGISGNKVLADGLGRSALNRLQRDVLSQPGTRTVFLFEGVNDIKAHTGVSAQNLVTGYREIVRRAHAAGKCVVGATVAPFKGWAEWDPAAESVRQDVNTFIRSSGGFDAVTDFDGILRSPYDPERILPVFDGGDHLHPNDKGMQAMADAVDLTALDCT from the coding sequence ATGACGGCCCGCCGCACACCGGTCCGGGTCCTCACCGCCGCCCTGCTCGCCCTCGCCTTGCCGCAGGCCCTCCCGGCGGCCGCTCGCCCGGCGGACACCCGGCACGACGTCGTCACCTGGGCGGCGTCCGCCGACCGCCTGGGCGAGGGCGTCCCCGACCGCGGCTACCGGCTCGTCGTGCGCACCAGCGTCGGCGGCAGCGACCTGCGGATCCGGCTCACCAACGCGTTCGGCGACCGGCCGGTGACCTTCGACAGCGTCTACACGGGAGTCCAGCGGCAGGGCGCGGCCCTGGTGGCCGGCAGCAACCGGCGGCTCAGCTTCGGCGGCGCGCACTCCGTCACGATCCCGGCCGGCGGTACCGCGCTGAGCGACGCGCTGCCCGGCCGGCTGCCCGCGGCGACCGCCCTGGTGGTCAGCCTGCACTCGCCGGACGCGCAGGGCCCGGCGAGCGGCCACGGGATGGCCATGCGGACGTCGTACCTCACCCAGGGCGACCACACGGCCGAGGAGGGCGCCGACCGGTGGAGCGAGACCACCGGCTCATGGTTCTACCTCGACGCCGTCTCCGTCCGCGCGAACGCGCCGACCGGCGCGGTGGTCGCGCTCGGCGACTCCATCACGGACGGCTGGCAGTCGTCCTTCGACCTCGACCGCCGCTGGCCCGACTACCTCGCCCGCCGGCTGCGCCGGGCGGACACGGCACTCAAGGGCGTCGCCAACGCGGGGATCTCCGGCAACAAGGTCCTGGCGGACGGACTCGGCCGGAGCGCCCTGAACCGGCTCCAGCGCGACGTGCTGTCGCAGCCGGGCACCCGCACGGTGTTCCTCTTCGAGGGAGTGAACGACATCAAGGCCCACACCGGGGTGAGCGCCCAAAACCTCGTCACCGGATACCGGGAGATCGTCCGCCGTGCCCACGCGGCGGGCAAATGCGTCGTCGGCGCCACCGTGGCCCCCTTCAAGGGCTGGGCGGAGTGGGACCCGGCCGCCGAGTCCGTGCGCCAGGACGTCAACACGTTCATCCGGAGCAGCGGGGGGTTCGACGCCGTCACCGACTTCGACGGGATCCTGCGCAGCCCCTACGACCCCGAGCGGATCCTGCCCGTCTTCGACGGCGGCGACCACCTGCACCCCAACGACAAGGGCATGCAGGCGATGGCCGACGCGGTGGACCTCACGGCGCTCGACTGCACCTGA
- a CDS encoding glycosyl hydrolase family 95 catalytic domain-containing protein: protein MNPRPTDPGRRTLLAAGLTSAALAGLPAFTASAAPVRPTGSDSPSPADAARHRLWWQAPADDHSMIEQGLPVGNGRLGALAGNDPGRELLLITDATMWTGGLNDQLDADGQFPYGRADFGSFTLLARLTVEIPDHDLSAVDGYRRTLDLSRALLTTTYVRSAVTYRRQIFASRPDDVIVLHFTQSGGGRYTGSVTLDGTHGETGAGAESFGGSFPGGLRYGAALTAHGTGGRVRVDGARIDFSGCTDLTVIVSGGTNYAPDARTKYRDPSLDPEKLARTKVRAAAAHPAATLVRTHVADYRSLYGRLDLSLGASTAGQRSLDTWERLAARARDRTPDPELEAAYLQFGRYLMISGSRGSLPLNLQGLWLDGNDPDWMGDYHTDINLQMNYWMADRAGLSQCFDALTDYCLAQLPSWTALTRTLFDDPRNRYRNSTGKSAGWTVAISTNPHGGMGWWWHPAGNAWLANTLFEHYEFTGSRAHLAKIYPLLKGACEFWEARLLPTTLPGGTREVLVADSDWSPEHGPLDARGITYAQESVWELFGHYGSAARELGRDAAYADTVAGLRERLYLPQVSPKTGWLEEWMSPDNLGETTHRHLSPLVGLFPGDRIRPDGSTPKETVDGATALLAARGMNSFGWANAWRALCWARLKNAENAYELVMTNLRPSTGGGNGTAFNLFDIYEVEQGRGIFQIDANFGTPAAMTEMLLYSRPGHLELLPALPDAWAASGYVTGLPARGGFVVDLRWRDGRPTSVRLHSTGGRTTTVAHGGTSRTVALRPGESVTLKGLTR from the coding sequence ATGAACCCCCGCCCCACGGACCCCGGCAGACGCACCCTCCTCGCCGCCGGTCTCACCTCCGCCGCCCTCGCCGGCCTGCCCGCCTTCACCGCCTCCGCCGCACCGGTGAGACCCACCGGCTCCGACTCCCCGTCCCCCGCCGACGCCGCCCGCCACCGGCTGTGGTGGCAGGCCCCCGCCGACGACCACTCCATGATCGAACAGGGGCTGCCCGTCGGCAACGGCCGCCTCGGCGCCCTGGCGGGCAACGACCCCGGCCGCGAACTCCTCCTCATCACCGACGCCACCATGTGGACCGGCGGCCTCAACGACCAGCTGGACGCCGACGGCCAGTTCCCCTACGGGCGGGCCGACTTCGGCTCCTTCACCCTGCTCGCCCGGCTCACCGTGGAGATCCCCGACCACGACCTGTCGGCCGTCGACGGCTACCGGCGCACCCTCGACCTCTCCCGGGCGCTGCTCACGACCACCTACGTCCGCTCCGCAGTGACCTACCGGCGGCAGATCTTCGCGAGCCGGCCCGACGACGTGATCGTCCTGCACTTCACCCAGAGCGGCGGCGGCCGGTACACCGGGTCCGTGACCCTGGACGGCACCCACGGCGAGACCGGCGCGGGAGCGGAGTCCTTCGGCGGGTCCTTCCCGGGCGGCCTGCGCTACGGCGCTGCCCTGACCGCCCACGGCACCGGCGGCCGGGTCAGGGTCGACGGCGCGCGGATCGACTTCTCCGGCTGCACCGACCTCACCGTGATCGTCAGCGGCGGCACCAACTACGCCCCCGACGCCCGGACGAAGTACCGCGACCCGTCCCTCGACCCCGAGAAACTGGCCCGGACGAAGGTCCGCGCGGCCGCCGCCCACCCGGCCGCAACGCTGGTGCGCACGCACGTCGCCGACTACCGCTCCCTCTACGGCCGACTGGACCTCTCGCTCGGAGCCTCGACCGCCGGCCAGCGCTCCCTGGACACCTGGGAACGCCTCGCCGCCCGCGCCCGCGACAGGACCCCCGACCCCGAACTCGAGGCGGCCTACCTCCAGTTCGGCCGCTACCTGATGATCTCCGGCTCCCGCGGAAGCCTCCCGCTCAACCTCCAGGGGCTGTGGCTCGACGGCAACGACCCGGACTGGATGGGCGACTACCACACCGACATCAACCTCCAGATGAACTACTGGATGGCCGACCGTGCCGGTCTGTCCCAGTGCTTCGACGCCCTCACCGACTACTGCCTGGCGCAACTGCCCTCCTGGACGGCCCTCACCCGCACCCTGTTCGACGACCCGCGCAACCGCTACCGCAACTCCACCGGCAAGAGCGCTGGTTGGACCGTCGCGATCTCCACCAACCCGCACGGCGGCATGGGCTGGTGGTGGCATCCCGCCGGCAACGCCTGGCTGGCGAACACCCTCTTCGAGCACTACGAGTTCACCGGCTCCCGCGCACATCTGGCGAAGATCTACCCGCTGCTCAAAGGCGCCTGCGAGTTCTGGGAGGCACGGCTGCTGCCCACGACGCTCCCCGGCGGCACGCGGGAGGTCCTGGTCGCCGACAGCGACTGGTCCCCCGAACACGGTCCGCTCGACGCCCGTGGCATCACCTACGCCCAGGAGTCGGTGTGGGAACTGTTCGGCCACTACGGGTCCGCCGCCAGGGAGTTGGGCAGGGACGCCGCCTACGCGGACACCGTCGCCGGCCTGCGTGAACGGCTGTACCTGCCGCAGGTGAGCCCGAAGACCGGCTGGCTGGAGGAGTGGATGTCGCCCGACAACCTGGGCGAGACCACCCACCGGCACCTCTCCCCGCTCGTCGGCCTGTTCCCCGGCGACCGCATCCGCCCCGACGGCTCCACCCCGAAGGAGACCGTCGACGGCGCCACCGCCCTCCTCGCCGCGCGCGGCATGAACAGCTTCGGCTGGGCGAACGCCTGGCGCGCCCTGTGCTGGGCCCGCCTGAAGAACGCGGAGAACGCGTACGAACTGGTCATGACCAATCTGCGCCCGTCGACCGGCGGCGGCAACGGCACCGCCTTCAACCTGTTCGACATCTACGAGGTCGAACAGGGCCGCGGCATCTTCCAGATCGACGCCAACTTCGGCACCCCGGCGGCGATGACCGAGATGCTCCTGTACTCCCGCCCCGGGCACCTCGAACTCCTGCCCGCCCTTCCCGACGCCTGGGCTGCCTCCGGGTACGTCACCGGACTGCCCGCGCGCGGCGGGTTCGTCGTCGACCTGCGGTGGCGCGACGGCAGACCCACCTCGGTGCGGCTGCACAGCACCGGCGGCCGGACCACGACGGTCGCACACGGCGGGACGTCCAGGACGGTGGCCCTGCGGCCGGGCGAGTCCGTCACCCTGAAGGGCCTCACCCGATGA
- a CDS encoding alpha-galactosidase D, translated as MRSPAHPVLPARALRAVVVTALALGTVTVVPAARAGTTGPAPASHAGTTVAAAPYMGWSSWSMQSSKYPGLNPDGDYSYLTEANVLKQTDALAAKLKPYGYEYVNIDAGWWRDKAWKPQFDQYARQKADPQRFPRGMKAVADHVHAKGLKAGIYLPVGLEKEAYADGRAPVWNAEGCTTADIVYDDLRTTNGWDSAYKIDFSDPCALKYIDSQARLFADWGYDFLKLDGVGPGSGKSGDHYDNVADVAAWHQAIAATGRPIHLEVSWSLDIGRAADWKKHSDGWRIDTDVECYCNTLVSWENSVDDRFDDLPAWTRHAGPGGWNDLDSLDVGNGAMDGLTKAERQTYATLWAIAKSPLYTGDDLTRLDSYGLSLLTNREVIAVNQGGALPAHPVTASGPQRVWAAKNPDGTYTVALFNLADAPASVTADWTTLGFTGKAAVRDLWNHENLGTHKNRITEALPAHGSRLFTVTPRGSALERTAYEAEAPANTLAGNASAADCSACSGDRKVGNLYLGGKLTFTGVVVDKPGTYQIEVAYISGDARSASVFANAGGATRHTFPATGDWGTVARVHVPVTLKAGANTITFDSGAGYAPDIDRIDVPKTA; from the coding sequence ATGCGGTCACCCGCGCACCCCGTCCTGCCCGCACGCGCCCTGAGAGCCGTCGTCGTCACGGCGCTGGCCCTCGGCACCGTCACCGTCGTCCCCGCCGCCCGTGCCGGGACGACAGGGCCCGCCCCCGCCTCCCACGCCGGGACCACCGTGGCGGCCGCGCCGTACATGGGCTGGTCGAGCTGGAGCATGCAGTCCTCCAAGTACCCGGGCCTCAACCCCGACGGCGACTACAGCTACCTCACCGAGGCCAACGTCCTGAAGCAGACCGACGCCCTGGCCGCGAAGCTGAAGCCGTACGGCTACGAGTACGTCAACATCGACGCCGGCTGGTGGCGCGACAAGGCATGGAAGCCGCAGTTCGACCAGTACGCCCGTCAGAAGGCCGACCCGCAGCGCTTCCCCAGGGGCATGAAGGCCGTCGCCGACCACGTGCACGCCAAGGGCCTCAAGGCGGGGATCTACCTGCCGGTCGGACTGGAGAAGGAGGCGTACGCAGACGGCAGGGCCCCGGTCTGGAACGCCGAGGGCTGCACCACGGCCGACATCGTGTACGACGACCTGCGCACCACCAACGGCTGGGACAGCGCCTACAAGATCGACTTCTCGGACCCCTGCGCCCTGAAGTACATCGACTCCCAGGCGCGCCTGTTCGCCGACTGGGGATACGACTTCCTCAAGCTGGACGGCGTCGGCCCGGGCTCCGGCAAGAGCGGCGACCACTACGACAACGTTGCCGATGTCGCCGCCTGGCACCAGGCGATCGCCGCCACCGGACGCCCGATCCACCTGGAGGTGTCCTGGTCGCTCGACATCGGCCGTGCCGCCGACTGGAAGAAGCACTCCGACGGCTGGCGCATCGACACCGACGTCGAGTGCTACTGCAACACCCTGGTCTCCTGGGAGAACTCCGTCGACGACCGCTTCGACGACCTCCCGGCCTGGACCCGGCACGCCGGACCCGGAGGCTGGAACGACCTCGACTCGCTCGACGTGGGCAACGGCGCGATGGACGGCCTCACCAAGGCCGAGCGGCAGACCTACGCCACCCTTTGGGCCATCGCCAAATCCCCGCTCTACACCGGCGACGACCTCACCCGCCTCGACTCCTACGGACTGTCCCTGCTGACCAACCGCGAGGTCATCGCCGTCAACCAGGGCGGCGCACTGCCAGCGCACCCGGTCACCGCGTCCGGCCCGCAGCGGGTCTGGGCCGCGAAGAACCCCGACGGCACCTACACCGTCGCCCTGTTCAACCTCGCCGACGCACCGGCCTCGGTGACCGCCGACTGGACGACGCTCGGCTTCACCGGCAAGGCGGCCGTCCGCGACCTGTGGAACCACGAGAACCTCGGCACGCACAAGAACAGGATCACCGAGGCGCTGCCCGCCCACGGCTCCCGCCTCTTCACCGTCACCCCGCGCGGCAGCGCGCTCGAACGCACCGCCTACGAGGCCGAGGCGCCGGCCAACACCCTCGCCGGCAACGCCTCCGCCGCCGACTGCTCCGCCTGCTCCGGTGACCGCAAGGTCGGCAACCTCTACCTCGGCGGCAAGCTGACCTTCACCGGCGTGGTCGTCGACAAGCCCGGCACCTACCAGATCGAGGTCGCCTACATCAGCGGCGACGCACGGTCCGCGAGCGTCTTCGCCAACGCCGGCGGCGCCACCCGCCACACGTTCCCCGCCACCGGTGACTGGGGGACCGTCGCCCGTGTCCATGTGCCGGTGACGCTGAAGGCCGGCGCGAACACGATCACCTTCGACAGCGGTGCGGGATACGCGCCGGACATCGACCGGATCGACGTACCGAAGACCGCCTGA